The genome window CATATTTCCCTTTTCTAAGCAGTAACTATTCAAAATTTGGAAGTGTTCCATCATTTCTGTTGACAGATGTCAGCCCGTCATCATTTCTCTAACGCTTCTAACATAACAgcttgaaaaacaacaaaaatgtatacatttttataatttCAACAAGTCTCTTATTAAGAACTACAGTTTCATTACCCTCCTCTCTACAGTTCACCAGAATGAAGTGAACTTCTTCCCAAGGCCGGACAAAGCTGCAAGAATGACAAAAGAGAAGAAggcaaatatgaaaaaacaagaaaatccaAGAGCTTAGTTTTAGCTGTAATAAATTTCTCTGTTTTACCATATCATAGCAAAACTAAACCTAAAGGAAAACTCTATTTCAATAAATCAAAGTATTAATGAGAGTACCATCTCCCAGTTTTCCTGCTTGCTCTGCAGCTCCTCCTTGCAGTATTTTGGTGAGAACATTCTCCCCTTCAGCAGGTGCCTGGCCTGCTGTAGCGCTGCCTATACCTCCCGGTTTGCTACCGATCCCAACGGGGGCAGCCTTGGAGcctacaaacaacaacaacaaaaaatctaAATCATCATGTACTGTGTGCCATATTTTTGCCTGTGGCGGTGGTTATGGCATCTTGACAGTGATACTATGACGTACCAATGCCTGTTAGAGGTGGCGTGGCTATTTTGGTAGGCTGAGGTGCTATTGGGATTCCTGCTGTAGGTTTCATTCCTGTGGCAGCTGCTGCAGGCGTGGTATCCATTTTTGCCTGAACAAAAATCAAGACAAATACTGAGTACGGGGAAACTGAAACTACTGAGTGGATTTCTGAGTGAGTCACGTTGTTCTCACACTTGCATTTCAGCAACAGCATCAAACAACAGCTTTATCCATAGTGGCATTTGGAACCGTTTTTGAAAGCTGAATAGGACACACCAGTGCAATTCACTGCTTATAATTATTATATCATCATAAAAGGCTTCTGTGGATTATTTAGAAAACACAACTACTTAAAATATGTCgccataaaaacatgtatgttgTTGTATATGGGGAAAGCAAGGCCAGGTGTAGCTCTACTTACCGCTGCAGGTGGTTGCCCTGCTGCCGACCCTACTCCAGGCTGTCGTCCCTGTGCTGGAGCTTGGCCAGCTTttggctgctgctgtgctggtCCAGCCCCTGCACTTGTTGGTATAGGCTGACTGCTTTGTATCTGGCCTTGCTGCAgcggttgctgctgctgctgctgctgttgttgctgttgttgctgctgctgctgtgcattCTGCTGATGGTGCTGCTGCTGAGCATGTTGGGTACCATCAAGTGGCTCAGAGCCTGGATGCCTCCCCGACTGGTCCTGCCCACCTGACCGCTGCTGTCCAGAATGGCCCTGAGAGGTCTGCTGTTGCTGTGGTTTAGGCCCTGTTGCAGTGGGATCCTGTCTACGGGACGTTGAGCGATCTCCTTGTCCCCTCTGACTCCTTCCTGCAGTGCCATGGTGATGACCGGAGTCACGAGAGAAGTCTCCTGAGTTCCGAGGGCTTCCCTGGGCAGAACGTGAGTCTGCACCGCTCCTTCTTTGTAAAGATGAGGAACTCCGGCCATCAGAACGGCCAGATGGGTCTTTGGGGTGTGTCCTGGAAGACCGAGAGGACCTGGAGTCTTCTGTGGAGTGGCGGGAAGAGCTGTGTCTGCCAGGGGTGCTGCTGTGGTGACGGTGGTCCCGTGGTGTGGAGGATGAGTGGCGTTGGTTGTACTCATCCTGTGGACCGTATTCCTCTGGAGGCTCGTCGTAATCATGGTAAGTATGTTTACTACGTCTGCCTGTGGACGAGTGACTCCCGCCTCCATGATGTCTTGAGCGATCAGAACGAGCCTCCCGTGGTTTCTCAAACCAGTCAGTCTCCTCTTGACCCAAATGATAGGCTTTTCAAAAATCAATACAGACATGATCAGTCAATGTCAGTGGTATTGCTTTGGCGGGTGGAGTAGCATGCAGACTGATGACATGCAAAATATCTGTAAAGCCATGCTCCATATTCCAGAGCCAtgcagatgtttaaaaaaaaacaaaaggaaaaaaagaagcagcatTCACGGCCCACCTCATACATAAAAACTATGCATGCAAAACatgaatataaaacatttttggcATTGTttgtcaaaggaaaaaaaataaataaatcaaaataaaaatggtGATGTTCTCCAAACTTGGCATGCAGTcttttcagcacagaggaacaAACTACAGCACAAATAATTCAGCACCAGTTACCTTCACTGTCAGAAACAGCACAATGCATGTCATCTACAAGATAAGGGTCATCTGGTTTATAGACATGACTCCTGGGCAGGTCCTTCTTATGATGGTCCTGTACATCTGGAAGTGAATGGCTGGAGCCGTACTGGTTTCGCACGTCATGGGCTTCTGATATGCCAGAGCTTCTTCCCATGCCGACAGGCTTTCCAACCGGACTGAGCGGGCTCTCCTCTTCTGAATTCTGGCGCATAGGAGGCCTTCCACTGCGGCTGCTTCTTTGAGATCGCTCCATAGCATCTCTTTCATACGATTTACTCCGGTGCCCTGTGGCATCTCTGGAAGAAATCTTGTCCATACCATATCCTGTAGACCTGGACCTACCAGAGCTATACATGCGGTCCTCTTCCTCAAGACCTTCACGACTGGTGCCATAATATTTCTGCTGGTCGTATGCACTTTTCTTCATCCCGTAGGTGGCATCATCCTGAAGCTTCTTGGATCTGGACACCACTGTACAGGAACCCCCCGTTGATGTTGTCATTGTGTAAGAGGCAAGGTCAGACTCCACATCCCGTGCTTCTTCAATAGGGGAGAATTTTGAAATTTTCTGCTCCATTCCCTGCTTCCTGTGTTTACTACGTTTAGAGGAGACTACGGCAGGGGCAAGATTCTTGGAAGTTAATTTGTGGCTGCTAGAGCTGCTGCGTGATGAGTGTTTATAATCATCATAGTAATAGGAAGAGCCTCCACTCACTGTGGTGCCAGTGCGACTGTCCACTGTGGTCTGGTAACCTGTGGAACTTATAGGTTTGCCATAAGCGTCCACGGGCTCATCATCTGGCCTGCCATATGCACTTCCTCGAGCGGGGCCATTCTCACTACGATACCGCCCTCCGACTGGATGACCCAGAGCATCTGTGGGTTGCCCACTGTCTTTTGTCAGCTCGCTGATGTCATCGATCATGACATAGTTCCTAGGAATACTCTGCTCTAAGTTAGAAGTGTAGAGACCATCTGTAGCATAAGCAGATGTGGGGCTCTCCACAGAATGAGTCAGGCCTGGCTCAGGTGGGCGGTATTGTCCATATGCATTGCCATAAGCTGAACCATAGCTGCTATCTGGAGCTGATGTAGCCACAGATACTGCAGGGTTGCTGATGACCTCATAATTGGTGGGAAGCTTTTGTTCAAGGTCAGCCAAAGATGTTTGCCTTGGTCTTTGATGGACTGTGAGAATCTCAGCCTGGGGCTGATAGGAGAGGCCAGGCTGGTAGGAACTGTGAGTGGGATAAGGAAGGCTCTGTCCTGGCATAGGTTGAGCAGGTGAATGGAAGCCCTGGTGACCATGCTGTTGCATGCCAATGTCTGTCTGATAAGAGGACTGGCCATACATGCGTGAGGAATAAGTTCCCTGGTTCTGATATCCAGGGCCTGGTGGGGGATGTGGCTGGAATGTTCCAGGCTGGGGTGCAGAGGATGAAGGGTACTGAGGAGGCTGGAAACCTATCTGTTGGTAAGTGGAGCCTGGTTGCTGTGTAGATGTTTGAGGGTATGGATAAGACATATAAGATGAAGTTGAGGGATACTGGGAAGATGCAGTGAGATCATTCGTAAACTGACTCAGTGGGGCAGTGCTGGGCCTTGTCAGCAAACCATTAGCGTCAAAGGTTCCAGTTGCAGCTGCCATCCTAAGGTTATTGAGCTCGCTGTCTGACATGTAGTCTCGGGCATCACCCATACATCGCAGGTAGGCCaattctctcctctctctctctttcaccatAGTCTCCTTTCGTTGTGTAATGCCTAGCTCCAAATAGCGTAGCTTGGCATcaatctctttttcttcttcctccagtTCAGCCTGCTGCTTACGAAGCTTCGACGACTCTTGTTCCACAGCTTTTAGTTCGCTCAGAAGGCCAGCCTTGGTGACACCCTGGGCGGGTCTTGGAAGGACCCTCTGGTGCATGCCAGGAGAGCTGTACATTTGTGCTGGAGTAACAATGGGAAGTGGAGTCTCCTCTGGAGGGGGGCTGGGGAGAGTCCTCTTTATTTTCCTCATCAGAgagttctgctgctgctgcagggagGCCATCTGCTAGGAGGGGCAGATACACATCAGCAAACACGGAGCTATAAACAGAATGTGTTTATGTAAATTAAACTCATTACTGTACACTTAGTACTCATAGAGAAGCTGCACACATCTTCATCTCTACACCGAAGCAAAGAACtattaagccctgtgttttgtCAGACTCCCTGACGTTAATTGAGCTATGTACTATGAGAGCCTGAAATTCATCAGTATTTTAATTAATATggtttaattttattaaaacgTTCCACTGAAGCCAGAAATTGTAATTGAAATTTTTCATGTTATGCCAGgttaataattttaataaaatgtttagAACTAAAAGTCAACACAGAGCACCACGCTATATCACACtacataaaaatgttcaaatgtaaccatgttgtttattaaaacagTAATATTAAAACCACTGTTACTGTAATGAACTAAGCATTAGTCTACAAAGCTATTATCTTAAAATAACAGCAATTTTTCTAAATTTAAGGCCCATAAAGGTCAATGACAAAATTTTTGATGAAATATAATGTTGAACAAATTCTGTGTTTTAGCAGTTTAGTATATGTAAAGATAAGCAGATGATGGTTAGACATACTTTTCAAGGAGAATAAAATGAAGAATAAAATGAAGCAAATGTCTTCTGATTTCACTCCAAATGTAGTTTCAGAAAAATGCTAATTTTCCCTTTACTGCTTTGATAGTTGCTGTGGCTGGACTTCttttacaagacataaatattTATGCGCCTCATGCAAGTAAGAACAGTGAAAcataacaaataaaacacagtttaaaaagatatCTATGCTAGTCTTTTACTTACAAAACATTTGTGCTTCGTTGATCCATgatggagggttttttttagtatCCACAAGAGAATCGAGTTTTAAATGTTAACACTAAAGATTAGAGGTATGTATATGAAAAAGACTTGGTCTAAGTGCAGAGcgatattaatttattttgaccAGCTGCTAACAATTAGGGAGCGAGCAAGGCAGCGGTGGGATTACTTCACATTGTGTCTCCCTGTGGCAAAACTTTAGGGTTTACCAAAAATAGAAAACGTGGCaaatagagagagagacaaacggactaaaaatgtataaatggaGAAGATAGGGGAGGAGACGTAGCAGAAAAGCTTTTCTGATTTTGCCATCTGCTCTTATGAGATCATTCTGGTACTCTGTCAATGCCAGATCCTGTGTGATTATCCATGTTCATGTCCACACAAAGCATCCGAGACATCCTGGATACATATTAAAGGAAAAGCCTGAACCTTTGACCTTGCAGTCAGGGGATATACTGGCTCTGTTATGCAAATTAATATAAGAACTGTTATAATCACCTTTATCCTTTGATGGAGCATTTCTGTCCTGATGGGACAGGTTTGACCAGTATGAAAATGATGTGGATGATATTCTATGGCTTTAAAAGTCTTCAAATCTAAATTGAGTTGATTTTCGACCAGTTTGTTGTACATCGCTCTCCACCTCCCTTTTTTAAACACCAAATGAAGGGAAAATATTCTGGAAGAATTGTGTTCATCCTTACCATAAAATCTCAACCTTGGAAAATGAACTCCAAGGTGCACTGAAGCAGCTTTGACAGCATATGTTGGCgtaaactctgtgtgtgtgtgtgtgtgtgtgtgtgtgtgtgtgtgtgtgtgtgtgtgtgtgtgtgtgtgtgtgtgtgtgtgtgtgtgtgtattttttaattcACGTAATGAAGTTTTAGTTTTATagtgtagaaaagcactatgtgACTTCAAATAGCCCCCAAAAGGTGCTCCTTTTATTTGATTGTATCTGTGCTAATAGGCTCTAGTAACTATAGAATAAATTAGTCTTGAATGTGTAACACTAATAACCACACATTAGTTTAACTAGTTTCTAAAGTCAGATTTGTCTTGTGATTATACTCTTCAAACAGGCATTTAAATTTTTAGAATTCTACTAGTTCTTTGTTGTGTATAAACACTGATATGTTACATGCATGATAAACTCTGTTTAAACAAAAGGTTATGATTTTGTACCTGACTGTTGGACACAGCTTGTTGGTGATATGGGGAGAACCTGGTCTTGACAGGGTCCTCTGATGTAGGACTGAGAGGCTTTGGATCCGACATCGAACGCTGCACACTTTTTATGGGTCTTGGTAGAGTCTGGTGGCGTTGGGGTGACTCGGCGGTGAAGGCCTTTTGCTGGGGCGTTACGTGGGCCTTGTTAAGCTTCTCCTGTGAGGCAAATGTTGTCTCTAGCATGCGATGAGGAGACAGCGGAGATACAGGGGAGTATAGCACTTGGGGAGATTTGGGGGGCTGGCGAGAATGAGACTCATTCTGTTGCTGCTGATAGCCGATTTCCAAGGGGTCTGGTTTCCTCCTCTCAAACTTAACAACTCCTTGGAGTCTAGGGGAGATTGGGTCAGATGTGTTTGCTCCTACTATATGCAGACTTGTTGAGTAGGGGCTGATAGTTGTGGGCACACTTAGCTGAGGGGCGACCACTCCCTGGGAATGAGACTCTGGTTCTGTCTGGCAGGCCAGACTCTCTCCTTTGTGCGTTCTTTCAGGAGCCGCAATGTAATGTAACAGGTCAACCTTTGAGGTTTCTGCCACTGTAATGTGGATTGCAGGCGAAACCCTGCCTAGTTGGTCAGGTTCTGTTTGGCATGATGAATCATTTGTGGTCTGAATAGCTATGCTTGCAGAAACCACTTTGGATGATCCTTCAGATTTAGCCTCACCGCTAGATTCAGAGTGCTTGGATGCACGTGATCGCCTGCGCCTTACGGGCTGCTGGTCCCATTCTGCCTGGTCCTCCTCATCAGTCTGTAcactgcagtctgcaattcGCCGAGTTCTCCTGCGCCTGTTCATGAATCTTTCCTCTCCATCTTCGTCATCTGTTTGCACACAGCTGTCTGTAATCCTTTTCACAGAGTCCTCCTCTGAGCCATCCCTCAGCCGAGGCATGGAATTCTGCTTTTTCATAATCTTAGAGTCAACCTGTTTGTCACTGCTTTTTaaagacatttcagaggctgaACTATGAATAGGTCGAGCTGCCACCACGGCTTGGACCAGCTGTCCATCTTGCCAAAACTGAACACTCTGTCCATCTTGCTGAATAACTCTACCACTTTGGTCACAAATAATAAACCCTTGAGGGGGACCTcctccaacaacaacaccttGTATAGCACCTTGGGCagatgttgctgctgctgcagctgcagcagatgcagcagcagcttcagccGCCACAGCTGCCGCTGCTGCCTCCACTGCTGCTGTCTTTTGCCTTTTCTGCTCCTCCAACTGctgctggagctgctgctgtAATGACTGGATTTGCTCAAGCTGCATTCTCTGTTGAGCTAGTTGTTCCCTTTGCATAATGAGCTGCGTTTCGCGCTCAGCTTGCTGCTGCTGTAGGACTTGCTGTTTGATCGTCTGCAACTCTTGGATCTCACGCTGAACCAGGAGCTgttctttttctctgtgacgCTGAAGCTCCATACGATCTCTTTCAAGCTCCTCTTGCAGACGTAACTGTCGTAATTTCTCTAGTTCAACCCGTTCTCGTTCTAACTGCAGCATGTGCTCTTGTTGCTGACTCAGTCTCTCATCTTCCTTACCTTTCTGAGCATCTGTGGGTGGAGAAAGTTTGGAGCTTGGTGCTTGTGCAGAACCATGTGGTGGTGCTTGCGAGTGACTTTGCGGCAAAACTAACTGTTGAGGCTGACTGACAGGTTGTGCTTGAGTTTGGGTTTGAGTGAGGGATAAAGGCTCAGTTTGAGCAGGCAACTGCTGTGCCTGCACTGGCTGGACAGTTGGAGGCTGGCTTTGAGCTTGAGAGAGAGCTGTAATACTCTGCGATGAGAGCTTAGAGTGGTCTATTTGATGATCAGCTGTTGTGTACATCCCAGTGGCAACAACACTTTGTACTGCAGTTTGTGATGGTGCAATTGTTGTAACTGTTTGTGGAGCAACTGTTGTTAAAGGCTTTCCAAGGTACATTGGAGTTTCTTGGTGGGAGCTGCTTACCACGGGCATACCTCCTGATGGTGTGGCAGACGTTTGATATTGGTTTGGAGGAGGGTATGAATATGCTCCCTGCGTGGACAGAGGCATCCTGGGAGTCAACTGAGGCAACCTTGTAAGACTAGCCAATGGTACAGCAGTTACACCTGTAGGGTACGATCTGTAAATTCCTCTCGGCATGGGGCGCAGGACAGAGGCAGGCTGTGTAGTAATTGGCAAGGTAGAGGCAATGGGAGCATTTATGGTAGAATATATCATTCCATCACCTCCCCTCAAAGCAGCAGGGTACAAGGCGCGTATACTAGCTTGTCTAGCATTTATTAGATTTGTTAGGGTTTGGCCAtttgctgttggtcttccatcTGGTCCATAGAGTAAATTTGCTCTTATTGATGCTAAGCTTTGCTGGAGATTTAACTTTGCTAAAGGTCCACCCCTTCCTGCCCCATATGGTAATTCTGCATTAGTTCCATACCGGTTCCCATACTGATCCACTGTGTTAAGAGCTGCACACATGCGACTGATCTCCCTGGCAGTGGTCGCACTATACTGAGCCAAATTGGAGTCCTGTGATACTGTTAGGTCACGTGAACTGTAGGCATAGTCTGAACTGATATTTGACATGGAGCCATATCGGCGAAGGGGTAACGAAGGGCCTCCGA of Maylandia zebra isolate NMK-2024a linkage group LG5, Mzebra_GT3a, whole genome shotgun sequence contains these proteins:
- the bsnb gene encoding protein bassoon isoform X3, whose product is MGNEASMEGEGQAGQPGPAVPAAGAPASISAPPDSGQLIKPSNGAPAGGSGAGPGPGINRPPPSDSGPKAGGQIGHGTGDRLASHDTPQHAAPHGEQGQGHVARKSLQVDVGSSRTGRSPSASPDRGSVPTSPYSVPQIAPMPSSKLCPVCKTTDLMGTGDDKPNINTCTQCRSMVCNQCGFNPNPDLTEVQEWLCLNCQMQRALGMDMTTPRSKSQQQIHSPSHATNPEPKPNASAQPTPQTHTPPQTQPPLQAHPVPGPTKQTGPAGAGQQQARLPPGAVPLPGMAKAPSQPDLSRSSPAHQPQHPRQDQTRSAGSSPSRQPPPPEQTFGKLFGFGASLLNQASTLISETTQPQQQPPKPAPKPGGPPGPGAGAGKPSGPQSAQQGPRPPSQQQQQQRGQEAKASCPLCKTNLNIGNTAEQPNYNTCTQCRSQVCNMCGFNPTPHIVEKKEWLCLNCQTQRALSGSLGDIPAPVPQPMASPRSPVPANQQPPQQKGPNQLSGPRTTGPQQQQKPAGPQDSNKSSSQSLSDTGYSSDGISSSHGEITGQIREEGIKLSERGASIPSEITKLESSMKPLLESKSTSDQKHRPHSLSVGQDISPDDDAARDESEDDLSCKLRHDYVEDSSESGLSPLPVRQKKSHKDLTDEEYMRRQIMEMSADEEDLEDYGNQKVKKSHKTSGDLNKERRRLSHHSNSFEDDAKVSEGAYKANEEEDVVIAGGLRRFKTIELNNTNSYNRDMELSTEHDLREPELEMESLTGSPEERSKGEYSSTLPATTPSYTSGTSPTSVSSMEDDSDSSPSRRARLEEAKQQRKARHRSHGPLLPTIEDSSEEDELREEEELLREQEQMRDLEQQRIRSTARKTKRDKEELRAQRRRERSKTPPSNLSPIEDASPTEELRQAAEMEELHRSSCSEYSPSMDSEAEGFEIIGGKLYKSGNEYNLPTFTSLYSPTEKTAVLPSDKTLKSAEEVYEEMMKKAQLMQRQGQAVNQRKSTSQSDDKHHLEAGTALTPGSSPTQVTAPMSFSTTGSDPRIPGIHAAQHLSKETQNRMMTQSAKIEGVVGVATTKAVSHTVTNRQTGGPVPAGTKVGSQRPTQAPSDPGTSSLTSRVFSLFKGPSPPVSPTASPVQSPTHAPSVRSTSSGGRQLPSVPGGPTSAAASHGAQAPQRAVSPRLIRQQSSQDSPVMVITLGSETTSPAKPLTVNSSTSPLSSPTQASCKTLYSSHPSSTSSPTSPQKHPSQQSLKHSSQMAQNVEKVNVGISAGSVEISLGKISNIQGTSKVVGQGETLLGTNIVDLRAPMRPAPIIMTDQGMDLTSLASDTRRYSLGAEQPAGRHTAVQPLIMNLNAQEQPHVSVSTPTTVSVTVAGSTFISQPKQPVVYGDPLQNRVDLGQGVGSAVCLTQSKPPITDPSIPKIDACLENLGIQQQQLQLQQQKLLQQQQLLEQQLQQHQQQSSFARYNLANQVQPLLIKKDLVVNQTSSAQPGVTASAIPRVSPLAPPSVSGAPASNIPHELYGGVALELKNKPTVMNLSTGKPHVMMVHLDESNPSQSGTVTQLIKREEPPPPPQVLDLTGQIKPENQVACCDVVYKLPFGGSCSGSLTQKSTTVSSDKNTTTESSQAAHPPQSPHYSISQQQQHQPQVTQGMTDEHKAYQTPIVPSGRIQPSMSDTNLPSMTDASHYQNNLQGGMAVDLSSINQVYEGGYLGMGAQYGSYTDLRHQGDLGGPSLPLRRYGSMSNISSDYAYSSRDLTVSQDSNLAQYSATTAREISRMCAALNTVDQYGNRYGTNAELPYGAGRGGPLAKLNLQQSLASIRANLLYGPDGRPTANGQTLTNLINARQASIRALYPAALRGGDGMIYSTINAPIASTLPITTQPASVLRPMPRGIYRSYPTGVTAVPLASLTRLPQLTPRMPLSTQGAYSYPPPNQYQTSATPSGGMPVVSSSHQETPMYLGKPLTTVAPQTVTTIAPSQTAVQSVVATGMYTTADHQIDHSKLSSQSITALSQAQSQPPTVQPVQAQQLPAQTEPLSLTQTQTQAQPVSQPQQLVLPQSHSQAPPHGSAQAPSSKLSPPTDAQKGKEDERLSQQQEHMLQLERERVELEKLRQLRLQEELERDRMELQRHREKEQLLVQREIQELQTIKQQVLQQQQAERETQLIMQREQLAQQRMQLEQIQSLQQQLQQQLEEQKRQKTAAVEAAAAAVAAEAAAASAAAAAAATSAQGAIQGVVVGGGPPQGFIICDQSGRVIQQDGQSVQFWQDGQLVQAVVAARPIHSSASEMSLKSSDKQVDSKIMKKQNSMPRLRDGSEEDSVKRITDSCVQTDDEDGEERFMNRRRRTRRIADCSVQTDEEDQAEWDQQPVRRRRSRASKHSESSGEAKSEGSSKVVSASIAIQTTNDSSCQTEPDQLGRVSPAIHITVAETSKVDLLHYIAAPERTHKGESLACQTEPESHSQGVVAPQLSVPTTISPYSTSLHIVGANTSDPISPRLQGVVKFERRKPDPLEIGYQQQQNESHSRQPPKSPQVLYSPVSPLSPHRMLETTFASQEKLNKAHVTPQQKAFTAESPQRHQTLPRPIKSVQRSMSDPKPLSPTSEDPVKTRFSPYHQQAVSNSQQMASLQQQQNSLMRKIKRTLPSPPPEETPLPIVTPAQMYSSPGMHQRVLPRPAQGVTKAGLLSELKAVEQESSKLRKQQAELEEEEKEIDAKLRYLELGITQRKETMVKERERRELAYLRCMGDARDYMSDSELNNLRMAAATGTFDANGLLTRPSTAPLSQFTNDLTASSQYPSTSSYMSYPYPQTSTQQPGSTYQQIGFQPPQYPSSSAPQPGTFQPHPPPGPGYQNQGTYSSRMYGQSSYQTDIGMQQHGHQGFHSPAQPMPGQSLPYPTHSSYQPGLSYQPQAEILTVHQRPRQTSLADLEQKLPTNYEVISNPAVSVATSAPDSSYGSAYGNAYGQYRPPEPGLTHSVESPTSAYATDGLYTSNLEQSIPRNYVMIDDISELTKDSGQPTDALGHPVGGRYRSENGPARGSAYGRPDDEPVDAYGKPISSTGYQTTVDSRTGTTVSGGSSYYYDDYKHSSRSSSSSHKLTSKNLAPAVVSSKRSKHRKQGMEQKISKFSPIEEARDVESDLASYTMTTSTGGSCTVVSRSKKLQDDATYGMKKSAYDQQKYYGTSREGLEEEDRMYSSGRSRSTGYGMDKISSRDATGHRSKSYERDAMERSQRSSRSGRPPMRQNSEEESPLSPVGKPVGMGRSSGISEAHDVRNQYGSSHSLPDVQDHHKKDLPRSHVYKPDDPYLVDDMHCAVSDSEAYHLGQEETDWFEKPREARSDRSRHHGGGSHSSTGRRSKHTYHDYDEPPEEYGPQDEYNQRHSSSTPRDHRHHSSTPGRHSSSRHSTEDSRSSRSSRTHPKDPSGRSDGRSSSSLQRRSGADSRSAQGSPRNSGDFSRDSGHHHGTAGRSQRGQGDRSTSRRQDPTATGPKPQQQQTSQGHSGQQRSGGQDQSGRHPGSEPLDGTQHAQQQHHQQNAQQQQQQQQQQQQQQQQPLQQGQIQSSQPIPTSAGAGPAQQQPKAGQAPAQGRQPGVGSAAGQPPAAAKMDTTPAAAATGMKPTAGIPIAPQPTKIATPPLTGIGSKAAPVGIGSKPGGIGSATAGQAPAEGENVLTKILQGGAAEQAGKLGDALSGLGKKFTSFW